TGTCTGAAAACAAGCGTATGATTTCCTATTTCGACATCACCGAACTCAAGCAGCGCGAAGAAGAGCTCAAATGCGCCCGCGCCGAGATCGAGCGCACCAGCGAACTGCTGCGCGGCGCTGCCGGCGCCATGGCGCAAGGGCTGCTTGTAACCCGGGACGGCGAGATCCAGTTTTCCAATGATGCTTTCCAGGACTTGCTCGAGATACCACCGAAGGTGGTGACGCCCGGAACCCGTCTGGAGGAGTACTTTGATTATTGTCTGGCACGTGGCGATTACGGCAACGACGATAACGCTGAGGCAACCCGGGCGAAAATAGTCGACAACCATCGCAAAGCGGTGGCGCATTCACTCGAACGGCAGACAACCGGAGAACGCTGGCTCAGGATCGATGCAAAGCCGACCGCAAACCGGTCGATGATCATCACCTATACCGACATTACCGAATCCAAGAACCGCGAAGCCGAACTCAAGGATTTGCTCGGCAAGGCGGAGATCGCCGATCGTGCCAAGTCCGAATTTCTGGCCAATATGAGCCATGAAATTCGCACCCCGATGAACGGTGTGCTGGGCATGGCGGAATTGCTCTCGCGTACTGAACTGGATACCAGACAGCGCACCTTTACCGACATTATCGTCAAATCCGGCAGCGCACTGCTGACCATCATCAATGATATCCTCGATTTTTCCAAGATCGATGCCGGGCAATTGGTTCTCGATTCAGCGCCGTTTGACTTGCGCGAGACCATTGAGGATGTCGCCACGCTGATTTCCAGTCGGGCCGCGGAGAAGGACATCGAGTTGATCGTCCGGATCGATCCGGCGCTTCCGGCGCAGGTTGTCGGTGACATGGGGCGAGATCCGTCAGATCGTCACCAACCTCGCCGGCAATGCCATCAAATTCACAGAGACAGGTCACGTTCTGATCGAGTTGACCGGCACCTCTGCTGCTGAAGACATGATTGATTTCAAGTTGCAGGTTCAGGACACAGGCATGGGTATCCCGCCTGAAAAGCTTGAGGCGGTGTTCGACAAGTTCTCACAGGTCGACAATTCCTCCACCCGGCGTCACGAGGGGACCGGCCTGGGCTTGGCCATCACCTCGCGGTTGGTCAGCCTGATGGGTGGCAAGATCGGTGCCACCAGCACCCCGGGAGAGGGCTCGGTGTTCACCGTTGAGTTGCCGATGGCCATTGACCGCCAGGCTGCACCGGATCGGATCGTGCCGGTCGACGTCAGCGGGTCGCGAATCCTCGTTATCGATGACAATGCCGTCAATCGCGAGATCCTGATCGAACAGCTCACGGCCTGGGGGTTTGATGCCTGCGCCGCGGTCTCGGGACAGGAGGGGATAGATGTCCTGCGCGCAGCCAGCGATGTCGGTGTCACCGTGGATGCTGTCGTGCTTGACTATCACATGCCGGATATGGACGGAGTGGCCACCGCCTGCGCCATCCGCGAGACGCACGGTTCGCGCTCGCTGCCGATCGTCATGTTAACCTCGATGGACGTGAGATCGTCCGAGACGAATTTCTTCCATGGCGTGGTCCAGGCGACGCTGATGAAGCCTGCGAGATCGTCACTTCTGTTGGAAACCATTGTTGATATTTTGCAGGTCGCGGCTCAGCCCCGGTCAAAGGCCGCTGCGGTGCCGCCGCCGGCCGATGCCGCGTCACCTGTGGCCACCGTCGCACCGGTTTCGCAGTCCGTTTCACCGAACAAGCCCGAGTCCCGCGGTCAGGTCGATGCGCCGGCTGCTCCGGCACGCGGATCGATCGACATCCTTGTGGCCGAGGACAACGAGGTCAACCAGATCGTCTTCACCCAGATCCTTGAAGATCTTGGCGTGCGTTACAAGATTGCCGACAATGGCGGCAGCGCCTTCAATATGTGGAAGACAATGCGCCCGGCGCTGGTCCTGATGGATGTCTCGATGCCGGTGATGAATGGCCACCAGGCGACCCAGGCGATCCGCGAAGCCGAAGCAGCTGACCCCGAGCTTGGCCATACCCCGGTGATTGGCGTTACCGCCCATGCGCTCACCGGCGACAAGGAGCGCTGCCTGGCAGCGGGCATGGATGATTATCTTTCCAAGCCGATCAGCCCGGAGAAGCTGGACGCGAAAATCCACGAATGGCTTCCGGCCGAAATCGCCGCGCGCATCAATCGGGCATGAGCCAGGTGGTCTGAGCTATTTAGCCGATGAGCCGGCCCACGCTCATGTCGCGCTTTCCCACGTGTCCGGGACGTTTTTCAACGGCAAAGCCTGCCGCCTGCAGATTGCGCCGCACCCATCCGGCCGCCGAATAGGTTGCCGCAGTCCCACCTGGAGCGGTTTTCTGCGCGACCGCGCCCAGCAGCTCTGCCGACCACATTTCCGGATTGCGTGCGGGGGAAAAGCCGTCAAGATACCAGGCATCGGCTAGCAGCCGGGCCTCGCCCAGACGTAACAGCGCCTGGCCATGATGGATCCGCAGGCTCACCGTTTTTGATCCGCTGACAAACTCCAGCTCAATGTCGCCTTCCGGGCGCTGCGGCCAGGTATCGGTCAGTTGCTGGCTGCGGCCTGCAAGATCCGGCCAGGCCGAAAGTGCGCGCAACATCGTTTCGCGTGAGAGAAGATGAAGCTCGAACGAGTGAAACTCCAGCCTCGCCCCTTCCGGTGCGGCCATTTGCCAAGCCGACCAGGTCTCGATGAAGTTCAGTCCGGTGCCGAACCCGAGTTCGCCGATTGTGAACACATTGCTGCCGGCAAACCGCTCCGGCAGATCGTTTCCGGCCAAAAATACATGTCGGCACTCCGACCGGCCATCGGTCTTGGAATAATAGAAGTCGCCAAATTCCTCTGAATAAGGCATATCGCCCTCGCGCCAGGACAGTTGGTCTGGGGCGCTCGGTTTGGTTTCATTTGGGTCGGGGAGTGTGTTCATGATGGTTGGCGATAGCCGCGTGGCGCACGGTGGTCAAGCCGCGCCCGATCTGCTGATCGCCGGCGCCGGCGTGACCGGCCTGTGGCTGGCGTTGAAGGCGGCGCGCGTTGGCCTGTCGGTATTGTTGGCCGAGCGCGCCCATGTCGGCGCCGGCGCCAGCGGCGGGTTTCTGGGTGCGCTGATGCCGCACAGCCCCGAGCGCTGGAATGGCAAGAAGGATTTCCAGTTTCGCGCACTTGTCGATCTGGAGAGCGAAATCGCCACGCTGGAGGCAGAAACCGGCCTGAGTTGCGGCTACCGCCGCGTCGGCCGACTGATGCCGCTGACCAGCGAGCGGGCACGGACCACCGCGCTTGAGCGAATTGCCGAGGCGAAAGCCAACTGGGGCGATCGTTTTGGCTTTGAGGTCAACCATACCCCCGACCGTCACAATTGGCCCAACATCGTTTCCGCGCCGCGCGGGCTGGTTCACGAAACCCTGTCGGCGCGGCTGATGCCACCGGCCCTGACTGCGGCTCTGGCTGCGCGTCTGGCGACAATGCCAAATGTCGATATTCGCCTCGGCGTTGGCCTGCTCTCGATCGACAGGCAGGAAAGCGTCGCCCATCTCTCGGATGGATCGGCCATCGGTTTCGGCCATCTTGCACTGGCCAATGGCGTTGACGCTTTTGCCTTTCTGGCCGCCGCGGCGGACCAGCCATCGGTATCTCTTGGTGGCCCGATCAAGGGGCAGGCGGCGCTGTTTGACGCCGATGCATCGCCGGATCTGCCGTTGGTTTATGATGACGGCATCTATGTGATCGCCCATGACAGTGGCCAGGTTGCGGTCGGTTCGACCAGCGAACGTGAATTCGATGATCCGCACGGCACCGATGTGCTGCTGGACGATGTGATCAAGGGCGCTCGCAGGCTCTGCCCGCTGATCAGGCATGCGCCGGTGGTGCAGCGCTGGGCCGGGCTGCGGCCGCGTGCCATTGGTCGCGACCCGATGCTGGGTCCGGTGCCGGGCGCGCCGCGAATTTTGGCGATGGCCGGCGGCTTCAAGATCAGCTTTGGCGTGGCCCACCGCATGGCTGACTGCCTGGTCGCTGAAATCACCGGCGGCGGCGGCCCCGATATGCCCGATAGTTTTTCCGTCGCGCACCATCTCGGCAAGGCTCGGTGATCCGATTATACAGTCAAGCCATTGCCGTGCCGGAAATGGCAGTTATCGCCGGAACAGTTTGAGGATTTTCTTCAAAGTCCGTGCCTCGACATTTGCTAAGGTGCTGCTAGCGTGGCGTGCATAAAGAAGGCGGATTCAAATATGACCCAGGTTGTTTACCCTCGTGACATGGTTGGCTACGGGCGTACCCCACCTGACCCGCAATGGCCCGGTAGCGCTCATTGCGCGGTTCAGTTTGTTGTCAATTACGAAGAGGGCGGCGAGAGCTGCATTCTTGATGGCGATCCCGCTTCAGAAAATCTTCTGTCGGAAATTGTCGGCGCACAGCCCTGGCCGGGACAGCGCAACACCAACATGGAATCGCTCTACGAGTATGGATCGCGCGTGGGCTTCTGGCGATTGTGGCGTCTATTCACCGAGCGCAATATGCCGGTTACGGTGTACGGCGTGGCGGCTGCCATGCAGCGCAATCCCGACGCTGTAGCCGCCATGAACGAAGCCGGTTGGGAGATCGCCAGTCACGGCCTGCGCTGGCTTGAGTACAAAGATTTTTCCGAGGACGAAGAGCATCGCCACATAGCCGAATGCGTCCGCATCCACACCGAGGTTACCGGTTCGCGGCCACTCGGCATCTACCAGGGCAAGCCGTCCGTCAATACTTTGCAACTGGTCATGGAGGAGGGCGGTTTTGTCTATTCAGCCGATTCCTACGCTGATGAACTGCCCTATTGGGTCGATGGCCCCAAGGGCCCACATCTGATCGTGCCCTATACGCTGGACGCCAATGACATGCGGTTTGCCACCCCTCAGGGCTTCAACTCGGGCGACCAGTTCTTCACCTACCTCAAGGATACATTCGACGTGTTGATGGCCGAGGGCGCCGCCGGCAGCCCGAAGATGATGTCGATCGGCCTGCATTGCCGCCTGGCCGGCCGGCCAGGTCGTGCCGCAGCACTGGCGCGGTTCCTCGATTATGTCGCCTCCCACGACAAGGCCTGGGTGACCCGCCGTATCGACATCGCCAATCACTGGCACGCCCATCACCATCCGGAGAAAACGAAATGATGGACCGCGATGAGTTTGTCGGCCGGTTTGGCGGTGTGTTCGAGCATTCGCCGTGGATTGCGGAGCAGGCTTTCGACAATGGCCGCATCGTCGAGCCATTGCGCGCCGGTCCCGTACATGAGGCCTTGTGCGCCGAATTCCGCGCCGCCGACCACGACCAGAGGCTGGGCGTGCTGCAGGCTCACCCGGACCTGGCTGGAAAACTCGCCATTGCCGGCGACCTGACCGTGGAATCGAAAAGCGAGCAGGCCGGCGCCGGTCTTGACCGGCTGAATGCCGACGAACATGCCCGCTTTACCGAGCTCAACACCCGCTACATGCGCGATTTCGGCTTTCCCTTCATCATCGCGGTCAAGGGGCACGACAAGGACAGCATTCTGGCGGCTTTCGAGACCCGCGTCAGCAACGACGAGGCCACAGAATTCGAAACCGCATGTGCGCAAGTCGAGAAAATCGCCGGCTTTCGTATTTCCGCTCTCCTGCCGGAGGCCTGATCGCCGATGCAAGAACTCACACTCGAGCCGCTGACGGCCAAAGCCTTTGCTCCCTTCGGCACCGTGCTCGACACTGATCTCGCTGAAAAGCGGATGATCAATGAAGGCACAACTGAGCGTTTCCATGCGCTCGCCACGGCCGATACAGAAACAGAGGGTGGCCGCACCATTCTGTCGCTGTTTCGCGGCCAGCCCCGGGTATTTCCCTACAAGATCACCATGATGGAACGCCACCCGCTTGGCAGCCAGGCGTTTTTCCCGGTCACCAACCGGGCCTGGATTGCGGTTGTCGCTGAGGACGAGGATGGCCTTCCGGGGCCGCCGCGCGCGTTCAGGGTGCCGGGCAATGTTGGTGTTCAATACGCTCGCAATATCTGGCATCATCCGCTGATCGCGGTGGGTGAACCCTGCAATTTTCTGGTAATGGACCGTGAAGGCGACGGCACCAATCTCGAAGAGATCGGGTATCCCGCGCCCTATGTCATCACCGCGCCTTGAAGTTCCCTTCGAAGGAGAAGCCCATGCCCGCCACACCGCTCGCAACCGGACGCCTGACGACCCATGTTCTCGACACCGCACGCGGCTGTCCTGCCGCCCATCTGGTCATCGAACTCGTTCAGGTTGACGGACTGGATCGACGCCACGTCAAGACCGTGCAAACCAATTCCGACGGACGCGTCGATAGCCCGGTGCTGTCGGCTGGCGAATTGACGAGTGGAGTCTACGAGCTGGTTTTTCATGCTGGTGATTATCTGCGCTCGGTGGGCGAAGAGTTGCCCAATCCGGCGTTTCTCGATGTTATCCCGATCCGCTTCGGCATAGCCGACACCAGCGCTCATTACCACGTACCGCTGCTGATCTCGGCTTACGGCTATTCAACCTATCGCGGTAGTTGAAGTTAGCAGCTAACTGACGGCCCGGGCCGGACGCAATGCGCCCGGCAACATCTCAAACATAGAGCTGGTTTGTATCTCATCCCGCGCCACCAGATTCGCTCGTTGGCTGGCAGGCTGTGGGCTTGCAAGTGAAAACGGCAAGCCGGAAAAAGCGAAAGCCGCGTGGCAGTACATCCGTGCTCACGCGACTTTGTTTGCGATCTTCGGAAAGACCGCTGCTGGAAACCAGCTTGCAGGAAGGTGATTAACAAAAGGTTAAGACAAAATTGTGACGATTTCCCGGTCTGTTAGCGGTTCTGCTCAAACTGCCTCGCCGGCCACGTAGACTTGGCGCACCGTGCGGTCGTCGCCCAGTGTCTGCAGCAGGAACAATTCCTCTTCCAGCGTCGATACCGTTTCGCGGCGGATCTGCATCGCTGGTGTCGCCGACGAATCCAGCGCGATAATGTCGGCGTCGCTACCGGCCTCCAGCGTGCCGATCCGCTCGACCAGCCCCAGCGCTTCGGCATTGCCGCGCGTTGCCTGCCAGAAATTTTCAAGTGGCGGCAGTCGGTAGCCGCGCAATTGCTGGATCTTGTAGGCCTCGTCGAGGGTTCTGAGCAGCGAGTAGCTCGAGCCGCCGCCAATGTCGGTGGCAATCGCCGTGCGCACCCCATGCTGCTTGATCCGCTTGAGATCAAACAGGCCCGAGCCCAGGAACAGGTTCGAGGTCGGGCAATGCACGGCAACCGCACCGGCTTCAGCGATGACTGCCATCTCCCGGTCCGACAGATGGATCGCATGCCCGAGCAGCGCCTTTTCGCTCAGCAAACCGTGACGGGCATAGACATCGGTGTAGTCCTTTGCGTCGGGATAGAGTTCGAGCGTGTAGGCGATCTCGGCGTCATTCTCCGACAGATGGGTCTGGATCAATAAATCGGGATATTCACGTGCCAGCGTGCCGGCGGCATCAAGCTGCGCCGCCGTCGACGTGATGGCAAACCGCGGGGTGATTGCGACATGGTTCCGGCCCTTGCCGTGCCAGCTCTCGATAACGGCCTTGGTGTCGTCGTAACTCGATTGCGCTGTGTCGGTCAGCGGCTCCGGCGCATTGCGATCCATCATCACCTTGCCGCCGATCATCAGCAGGTTGCGGCGCGTGGCTTCGGCGAAATAGGCGTCGGCGGACCCCTTGTGAACCGAGCAATAGGCGGCCGCTGTCGTGGTGCCCTGGCGCAGCAATTCATCAAAGAACAGCTTGGCGAAACGGGCGCAGTGATCGGCATCGGCAAACCGCTGTTCCTCGACGAATGTGTAGGTGTTGAGCCATTCCAGCAGATTGGCGGCATAGCTTGCCGTCACCTGCATTTGCGGGAAATGGATATGCGGATCGATGAATCCCGCCATCAGCAACAGCGGCCGGTGGTCGATGATCTCCGTTCCTTCGGGCGCCGTCCGTTTGATATCGGCATAGGTGCCGGCAGCAGAGATCTTGCCATCCTCGATCAGCAGCGCACCGTCTTCCTCATAGATGTAACTTTCATGGTCATCCCGCGCTTGCGGGCGGGAGACAAAACTCAAGGTTCGTCCACGCAGCAGTCTGGTCGTCATTGAGCAGTCTCTCCGGCAACGGCCGATTCATACCAGGCGACGATCAGGCGACGCTCTTCGGGTTCGATGAAGCTGACATTGCCGGGCGGCATGGCGTGGCTGCGTCCTGCCTGAAGATAGATTTCCCGTGCGTGACGGGCGATCTGCGCTTCGGTTTCGAGTTTGACGTCCTTGGGCGCATGGGCGATGCCGTCCCAGAACGGCTCCGCGGCGTGGCACATCGAGCAGCGGCCGAGCACGGTCTCGCTGACGGCTTCGAAATGGGCGTTGTCGACAAACCGCTGGAAGGTCGGCGCAAGTTGGGCTTCCTCGACCGGTTCGTCGGTCCGCGGCAGGCTCGACAGCCACATGATGGCGGCAAACAGCGCCACGGTGACGGCCCAGGTCCAGTGCGGCTTGCCCTGGCGGGCGTGCACCGTGTTGAACCAGTGGCGGATGGTAACCCCCATCAAAAACACCAGCGCAGCGATCAGCCAGTTCCACTGGGTGGCAAAGGCAAGCGGATAGTGGTTGGACAGCATCAGGAAAATCACCGGCAGGGTGAGGTAGTTGTTGTGCAGCGAGCGCTGCTTGGCGATGCGGCCATATTTCGGGTCCGGCTTGCGTCCGGCCCTGAGGTCGGCGACCACTACCTTCTGGTTGGGAATGATGATCATCGCCACATTGGCGCTCATGATTGTCGCGGTGAAGGCACCCAGATGCAACAGAGCGGCGCGGCCGGTAAATACCTGGGTATAGCCCCAGGCCATCGCCACCAGCACCGCAAACAGCACCACCATCAAGCCGGTCGTGCTGTTGCCGATCGGTGATTTGCACAGAAGGTCATAGATGATCCATCCCAGCACGATCGACGCCACCGAAATGGCAATGGCGATGGGGGCGGAGACATCAAGCACATTGGCGTCGATCAGATAAAGCTCGGCGCCGGCGTAATAGACCACGCACAGCATCGCAAAGCCCGACAGCCAGGTGACGTAGCTTTCCCATTTGAACCAGGTCAGGTGTTCGGGCAGCCGTTCCGGCGCGACCAGGTATTTCTGGATATGGTAGAAGCCGCCGCCATGCACCTGCCATTCTTCGCCGTAGGCGCCTTCGGGCAGGCCCGGCCGTTGCACCAGGCCAAGGTCCAGCGCGATGAAATAGAACGATGATCCGATCCAGGCGATGGCCGTGATCACATGCAGCCAGCGTACGGCGAAGCTCAGCCATTCCCATGCCAGGGCGTATTCGTACATGTGGGTCCCCCAAAAAGCCTTTGATGTTTCGGTGCTTGCTACCGTCATGATGCGCAATGTGGCGCACAATGGGAAGCCTGAGTTGGATGTTCCGGCGTTTAATCAGTTCCGGGTTTTGCCTGAAAATCCTCGCGATTGTCGGAATATTCGCGAAAGGGCCGACGACCCCCGGATTTTCATTTTGACCGTCACATAACTGTTTTCATTTGCGCATTAGAAGGGGCAACGGTACGTTTCCCTTTCGGGATGCGTTCGTTTCACGTGTTTCCCATCTTTGGAGGAAGACTAAATGAAAAGATACATCGCTGCTGGCGTCATCGCCGCACTCATGGCTGGTGTCGCACCAGCCACCGCCGCCACCCAGGTTGATTTCTGGCATGCTTTCACCGGACGCCTCGGCGAGCTTCTTGACGAGCAGGTTTCCAAGTTCAATGCGTCGCAGGACGAGTTCGTGGTCGTTGCCACCAACAAGGGCAATTATTCCGAAACGCTCAACGCCGGCATCGCCGCCTTCCGTGCGGGCGAGCAGCCTGACATCCTTCAGGTGTTCGAAGTCGGCACTGCCACGATGATGGCAGCCAAGGGCGCCATCAAGCCGGTCTATGAAGTGATGGCCGAATCCGGCCTGCCGTTCGATCAGTCAGTCTATCTTGCCGCCGTTGCCGGTTATTACACGACCACCGAAGGCCAGATGCTGTCGCTGCCTTACAACTCCTCGACCCCGGTGCTCTACGTCAACAAGGATGCGCTGAAGGCTGCTGGTCTCGATCCAGAAATGGATCTTTCGACCTGGGAACAGGTTGGAACGGCTCTCGACGCGCTCAAGGAATCGGGCAACAAGTGCCCGCTGACGACTGCATGGCAGAGCTGGGTTCACCTTGAGAACCTTTCTGCCTATCACAATGTACCTTTTGCCTCGCAGGAGAACGGTTTTGCCGGTCTCGACACCGAACTCACCTTCAACGGTGATGTTCAGGTCAAGCACATCGAAACCATGGGCCAGTGGGCCAAGGACGGCAAGTTCATCTATTCGGGCCGTCGCAACGAAGGTGGTGCACCGTTCCGTGCCGGTGAATGCGCATTGTTCACCGAATCGTCGGCTGGCTATGCCGGCGTGAAGAAGGAAGCGACCTTCGATTTCGCCATTCGCCCGCTGCCTTACTGGAGCGATGTCGAAGGCGCACCGCAAAACACCATCATCGGCGGCGCTTCGCTGTGGGCCATGGCCGGTCAGACCCCGGAAGAATACAAGGGCGTTGCAGCCTTCTTCAACTTCCTGTCCAGCTCGGACATCCAGGCCAAGTGGCATCAGGATACCGGTTATCTGCCGATCACCATGGCGGCGTATGACGCCACCAAGGCTTCCGGTTTCTATGACGAAAACCCGGGCACCGACATCTCCATTATCCAGATGACCGGCAAGGCACCGACTGCCAACTCCAAGGGTCTACGGCTCGGCAGCTTCGACCAGATCCGCGGCGTCATCGATGAAGAACTCGAAGGTGTCTGGAACGGCTCCAAGTCGGCCAAGGATGCGCTTGACTCGGCTGTCTCGCGCGGCAATGAACTGCTCCGCCGTTTCGAGCAGGCCAACAAGTAACAACACAGTCTTCGGCGGGGTTCACAAGAGCCCCGCCGATCCCAATCTTGTTTCGGGTGAACCATGGAAAAGCGCGTCGTCTTCGACAATCGCTGGCTGCCGTATCTCTTGGTGGCGCCGCAACTGCTTGTCACGATCGTGTTCTTCTTCTGGCCCGCCGGACAGGCGATCTACCAGTCCGCCTTCATTCCCGATCCGTTCGGGCTGAAGACCCAGTTCGTCGGACTTGGCAATTTCGAATATCTGTTTTCCAACCAGTATTATCGCGAGGCGTTTCTCACCACCGGCGTCTTCTCCGTACTGGTGACGGTCTCGTCGATGTCGTTTGCTCTATGGCTGGCGGTGCTGGCTGACCGGGTGATCAAGGGCTCGGGCGCCTACCGCACTCTGCTGATCTGGCCCTATGCCGTTGCCCCGGCAATCGCCGGCGTGCTGTGGCTGTTCATGTTCAATCCGTTCACCGGCATCATCGCCTGGATGCTGTCTCAACTGGGCTATGCCTGGAATCACAATCTTGATGGCGGCGAAGCCATGGCGCTGGTGGTGGCGGCTTCGGCCTGGAAGCAGATCAGTTACAATTTCCTGTTTTTCCTCGCCGGTCTGCAGGCAATCCCCAAAAGCGTCATCGAGGCCGCGGCGATCGACGGCGCCAGCTTCTGGCGCCGGTTCTGGACCATCGTTTTCCCGCTGTTGTCGCCGACCACCTTTTTCCTGCTCGTGGTCAATGTCATCTATGCCTTTTTCGATACCTTCGGGGTCATTCACACGATTACCCAGGGCGGCCCGCAACAATCGACCACGATCCTTGTCTACAAGGTTTTCGCCGATGGCTTCATCGGCCAGGATCTCGGATCTTCGGCAGCGCAGTCAGTGGTGCTCCTTGTGCTGGTGACAATCCTGACGGTGGTCCAGTTCCGGTTCATTGAACGGCGGGTGC
This DNA window, taken from Hoeflea algicola, encodes the following:
- a CDS encoding response regulator, yielding MTWGEIRQIVTNLAGNAIKFTETGHVLIELTGTSAAEDMIDFKLQVQDTGMGIPPEKLEAVFDKFSQVDNSSTRRHEGTGLGLAITSRLVSLMGGKIGATSTPGEGSVFTVELPMAIDRQAAPDRIVPVDVSGSRILVIDDNAVNREILIEQLTAWGFDACAAVSGQEGIDVLRAASDVGVTVDAVVLDYHMPDMDGVATACAIRETHGSRSLPIVMLTSMDVRSSETNFFHGVVQATLMKPARSSLLLETIVDILQVAAQPRSKAAAVPPPADAASPVATVAPVSQSVSPNKPESRGQVDAPAAPARGSIDILVAEDNEVNQIVFTQILEDLGVRYKIADNGGSAFNMWKTMRPALVLMDVSMPVMNGHQATQAIREAEAADPELGHTPVIGVTAHALTGDKERCLAAGMDDYLSKPISPEKLDAKIHEWLPAEIAARINRA
- the mnmD gene encoding tRNA (5-methylaminomethyl-2-thiouridine)(34)-methyltransferase MnmD translates to MNTLPDPNETKPSAPDQLSWREGDMPYSEEFGDFYYSKTDGRSECRHVFLAGNDLPERFAGSNVFTIGELGFGTGLNFIETWSAWQMAAPEGARLEFHSFELHLLSRETMLRALSAWPDLAGRSQQLTDTWPQRPEGDIELEFVSGSKTVSLRIHHGQALLRLGEARLLADAWYLDGFSPARNPEMWSAELLGAVAQKTAPGGTAATYSAAGWVRRNLQAAGFAVEKRPGHVGKRDMSVGRLIG
- a CDS encoding NAD(P)/FAD-dependent oxidoreductase; the protein is MMVGDSRVAHGGQAAPDLLIAGAGVTGLWLALKAARVGLSVLLAERAHVGAGASGGFLGALMPHSPERWNGKKDFQFRALVDLESEIATLEAETGLSCGYRRVGRLMPLTSERARTTALERIAEAKANWGDRFGFEVNHTPDRHNWPNIVSAPRGLVHETLSARLMPPALTAALAARLATMPNVDIRLGVGLLSIDRQESVAHLSDGSAIGFGHLALANGVDAFAFLAAAADQPSVSLGGPIKGQAALFDADASPDLPLVYDDGIYVIAHDSGQVAVGSTSEREFDDPHGTDVLLDDVIKGARRLCPLIRHAPVVQRWAGLRPRAIGRDPMLGPVPGAPRILAMAGGFKISFGVAHRMADCLVAEITGGGGPDMPDSFSVAHHLGKAR
- the puuE gene encoding allantoinase PuuE, which encodes MTQVVYPRDMVGYGRTPPDPQWPGSAHCAVQFVVNYEEGGESCILDGDPASENLLSEIVGAQPWPGQRNTNMESLYEYGSRVGFWRLWRLFTERNMPVTVYGVAAAMQRNPDAVAAMNEAGWEIASHGLRWLEYKDFSEDEEHRHIAECVRIHTEVTGSRPLGIYQGKPSVNTLQLVMEEGGFVYSADSYADELPYWVDGPKGPHLIVPYTLDANDMRFATPQGFNSGDQFFTYLKDTFDVLMAEGAAGSPKMMSIGLHCRLAGRPGRAAALARFLDYVASHDKAWVTRRIDIANHWHAHHHPEKTK
- the uraD gene encoding 2-oxo-4-hydroxy-4-carboxy-5-ureidoimidazoline decarboxylase, which codes for MMDRDEFVGRFGGVFEHSPWIAEQAFDNGRIVEPLRAGPVHEALCAEFRAADHDQRLGVLQAHPDLAGKLAIAGDLTVESKSEQAGAGLDRLNADEHARFTELNTRYMRDFGFPFIIAVKGHDKDSILAAFETRVSNDEATEFETACAQVEKIAGFRISALLPEA
- a CDS encoding ureidoglycolate lyase, which translates into the protein MQELTLEPLTAKAFAPFGTVLDTDLAEKRMINEGTTERFHALATADTETEGGRTILSLFRGQPRVFPYKITMMERHPLGSQAFFPVTNRAWIAVVAEDEDGLPGPPRAFRVPGNVGVQYARNIWHHPLIAVGEPCNFLVMDREGDGTNLEEIGYPAPYVITAP
- the uraH gene encoding hydroxyisourate hydrolase gives rise to the protein MPATPLATGRLTTHVLDTARGCPAAHLVIELVQVDGLDRRHVKTVQTNSDGRVDSPVLSAGELTSGVYELVFHAGDYLRSVGEELPNPAFLDVIPIRFGIADTSAHYHVPLLISAYGYSTYRGS
- the guaD gene encoding guanine deaminase; the encoded protein is MTTRLLRGRTLSFVSRPQARDDHESYIYEEDGALLIEDGKISAAGTYADIKRTAPEGTEIIDHRPLLLMAGFIDPHIHFPQMQVTASYAANLLEWLNTYTFVEEQRFADADHCARFAKLFFDELLRQGTTTAAAYCSVHKGSADAYFAEATRRNLLMIGGKVMMDRNAPEPLTDTAQSSYDDTKAVIESWHGKGRNHVAITPRFAITSTAAQLDAAGTLAREYPDLLIQTHLSENDAEIAYTLELYPDAKDYTDVYARHGLLSEKALLGHAIHLSDREMAVIAEAGAVAVHCPTSNLFLGSGLFDLKRIKQHGVRTAIATDIGGGSSYSLLRTLDEAYKIQQLRGYRLPPLENFWQATRGNAEALGLVERIGTLEAGSDADIIALDSSATPAMQIRRETVSTLEEELFLLQTLGDDRTVRQVYVAGEAV
- a CDS encoding urate hydroxylase PuuD, translating into MYEYALAWEWLSFAVRWLHVITAIAWIGSSFYFIALDLGLVQRPGLPEGAYGEEWQVHGGGFYHIQKYLVAPERLPEHLTWFKWESYVTWLSGFAMLCVVYYAGAELYLIDANVLDVSAPIAIAISVASIVLGWIIYDLLCKSPIGNSTTGLMVVLFAVLVAMAWGYTQVFTGRAALLHLGAFTATIMSANVAMIIIPNQKVVVADLRAGRKPDPKYGRIAKQRSLHNNYLTLPVIFLMLSNHYPLAFATQWNWLIAALVFLMGVTIRHWFNTVHARQGKPHWTWAVTVALFAAIMWLSSLPRTDEPVEEAQLAPTFQRFVDNAHFEAVSETVLGRCSMCHAAEPFWDGIAHAPKDVKLETEAQIARHAREIYLQAGRSHAMPPGNVSFIEPEERRLIVAWYESAVAGETAQ
- the ugpB gene encoding sn-glycerol-3-phosphate ABC transporter substrate-binding protein UgpB codes for the protein MKRYIAAGVIAALMAGVAPATAATQVDFWHAFTGRLGELLDEQVSKFNASQDEFVVVATNKGNYSETLNAGIAAFRAGEQPDILQVFEVGTATMMAAKGAIKPVYEVMAESGLPFDQSVYLAAVAGYYTTTEGQMLSLPYNSSTPVLYVNKDALKAAGLDPEMDLSTWEQVGTALDALKESGNKCPLTTAWQSWVHLENLSAYHNVPFASQENGFAGLDTELTFNGDVQVKHIETMGQWAKDGKFIYSGRRNEGGAPFRAGECALFTESSAGYAGVKKEATFDFAIRPLPYWSDVEGAPQNTIIGGASLWAMAGQTPEEYKGVAAFFNFLSSSDIQAKWHQDTGYLPITMAAYDATKASGFYDENPGTDISIIQMTGKAPTANSKGLRLGSFDQIRGVIDEELEGVWNGSKSAKDALDSAVSRGNELLRRFEQANK